TTAACACGTGGAATCAATAATACTCCCACAAACATGAAAAATCAAGCACAATTTATCCGGTCAAAGTCGCATCAAATAACTCGCAGCATTGAGCGAAGGTTAAACTGCAAGTGTCTTGGTACAATGGCTTTAAAATCAATCTTGACTGAACAGACAGAAAACAACACTGCCTGCGAGTTTGCGTTAAACAAGGCAGAATTAGACAGGTAAGACCCAGCTGTCACTATAGTCATCATGACAAATGCACAGGGTCCCCAAATATACTTTTAAAGGTTTCACTGAGATGGCACTGAGAATGCAACTTACACGCAGCATGAAAGTCTCCAAGGCAGGAGAGGCTTCCAGGAAAGAAACCAAACTGAAGTAATCCTGGCGGTAGAGTTGTACATCCACAAGAAAAATGTccaagtacttgagaaggaggAACTTGCTAGACATTATTGGAGTCTTGACCTTCTGAAGAAAGAGACCAAAAGAATGAATCAAGCTaaaggcatgcatgcatatcgTCACTGTATAGATCATAATTTCAAATCAACTGAATGGCATAAACATAGCACATACCTCACAAATCGATTCCACAGTAAGTCTTTCAACTGCTGGCATAAAGCAAGGAATCTCGGCACGAGCATGACAGAGTGTGTTTGGTTTACTACCTATCATCCGTATGTGTTTGACTTCTGCTCCTAGAGAAATTTGCATTAGGTTATCCCCACAGTCAAAAGTGGAGAGCTTTGGAGCCCTAATCTCTATTACTTGCAGCATTTTACATTGTGTCACATGGAAATGATTAAGGTGATGCAACACACATGGTGCTTTAAAGCAAATTAAATCATTGCACTTATAAATTGACAACCGTGCTAAAGCGAAACAATTGGAAACAAACTGCCCGAGTTCCTCTCCGGTAATGCGGACAAAGGACAGATAAACGCTTGTCAAGCTTCTATTGCAACCAAGACTTGCGGTAGGATGAAATGCGCATGAAGTAAGGCGAAGAGATTCCAGTGTTGCTCCTCCTATCTCAttagataaaagaaaaatcggGAAGTTATAGTCTGCCCTCTTATTAAATACAGCCATCTCCAATGCAAGCTCTTCAATCCCAGGTTTGACAGCAATTCGAAGCCATTTATCAAAATATGATGCATCAATATTTGCACAAGGGTACAGTTGAAGTATGAGCACCTTCATCCCAAAGCCAGAATG
This genomic window from Setaria viridis chromosome 8, Setaria_viridis_v4.0, whole genome shotgun sequence contains:
- the LOC117833662 gene encoding uncharacterized protein isoform X3; its protein translation is MYTGTCRKRELQPEPSSASLQGHTSQDEQCLQVMGHFMLDRLPEDIVDNLFSYLPIEDAARAACVSRRYLRSWRRYPRLLFNNKTVGYDKLSMHLDEDTRALEDEQYRQDKIESHFVNKINHVLENHSGFGMKVLILQLYPCANIDASYFDKWLRIAVKPGIEELALEMAVFNKRADYNFPIFLLSNEIGGATLESLRLTSCAFHPTASLGCNRSLTSVYLSFVRITGEELGQFVSNCFALARLSIYKCNDLICFKAPCVLHHLNHFHVTQCKMLQVIEIRAPKLSTFDCGDNLMQISLGAEVKHIRMIGSKPNTLCHARAEIPCFMPAVERLTVESICEKVKTPIMSSKFLLLKYLDIFLVDVQLYRQDYFSLVSFLEASPALETFMLRAVLFSVCSVKIDFKAIVPRHLQFNLRSMLRVI
- the LOC117833662 gene encoding putative F-box/FBD/LRR-repeat protein At5g56810 isoform X2, with protein sequence MYTGTCRKRELQPASLQGHTSQDEQCLQVMGHFMLDRLPEDIVDNLFSYLPIEDAARAACVSRRYLRSWRRYPRLLFNNKTVGYDKLSMHLDEDTRALEDEQYRQDKIESHFVNKINHVLENHSGFGMKVLILQLYPCANIDASYFDKWLRIAVKPGIEELALEMAVFNKRADYNFPIFLLSNEIGGATLESLRLTSCAFHPTASLGCNRSLTSVYLSFVRITGEELGQFVSNCFALARLSIYKCNDLICFKAPCVLHHLNHFHVTQCKMLQVIEIRAPKLSTFDCGDNLMQISLGAEVKHIRMIGSKPNTLCHARAEIPCFMPAVERLTVESICEKVKTPIMSSKFLLLKYLDIFLVDVQLYRQDYFSLVSFLEASPALETFMLRVETGYVLRSDSVLKDLDKDQLHLRQMPECLHYNLKNVMMTGFSSAKSLIELTSHIVRNASALVCMTLDTAWGCGRRTTKTDKCEHMSKEGLMEAQRALEAVNRCIEGIVPSSTNFKALEPCCQCGG
- the LOC117833662 gene encoding putative F-box/FBD/LRR-repeat protein At5g56810 isoform X1, which encodes MYTGTCRKRELQPEPSSASLQGHTSQDEQCLQVMGHFMLDRLPEDIVDNLFSYLPIEDAARAACVSRRYLRSWRRYPRLLFNNKTVGYDKLSMHLDEDTRALEDEQYRQDKIESHFVNKINHVLENHSGFGMKVLILQLYPCANIDASYFDKWLRIAVKPGIEELALEMAVFNKRADYNFPIFLLSNEIGGATLESLRLTSCAFHPTASLGCNRSLTSVYLSFVRITGEELGQFVSNCFALARLSIYKCNDLICFKAPCVLHHLNHFHVTQCKMLQVIEIRAPKLSTFDCGDNLMQISLGAEVKHIRMIGSKPNTLCHARAEIPCFMPAVERLTVESICEKVKTPIMSSKFLLLKYLDIFLVDVQLYRQDYFSLVSFLEASPALETFMLRVETGYVLRSDSVLKDLDKDQLHLRQMPECLHYNLKNVMMTGFSSAKSLIELTSHIVRNASALVCMTLDTAWGCGRRTTKTDKCEHMSKEGLMEAQRALEAVNRCIEGIVPSSTNFKALEPCCQCGG